The genome window CAGCTAGTGTCTCAATTCTCATGGACTATCCCTTCTATAAGCAAGCGTTTCACGAGCGTGGCTCGCTCGTTTAGTCTACAAGAACTTATGAATATTTTGGCAAAGATAGTACTCGTTGCGGTTAATTTCTGATATTTTGAGGCGTGCGATCGCTAAAGTAAGTAGGTGCAGGTCAATCAAGTGAAAATAACTTAATTACCAAAAAGCAATACTGAACTTGCAAGATATTTATTGAAAGTTGCAAGTTAGCTCTAAAAATCGCAATTTATCCGTCTAAGCCGACTCACTTAAGGTGCGACGGAACTCCCCTGGAGTTGTCCCCGTCCAACGTTTGAAGGCTCGATGAAAAGCGCTGGTTTCCGAAAACCCTAAAAGAAAGGCAACTTCGCACACGGCCATATGGCGTTCTTGCAGATAATGAATCGAAAGTTCTCGCCGCATCTCATCCAAGAGTTCTTGATGAGAAGTACCCGCTTCCTTGAGCTTGCGCTGTAAGGTACGCGGGGCAAACCTCAGCTTTTGTGCGATCGCATCCAACCCCGGATCGCCACCCCGTAAGCCCACACTAATCTCTTGACGCACACTATCTACAATATTTTCAGTTCGAGGCAGCTTTGCTAATAATTCTTCCGCATAGCGGTCTAGCAGCGCACAAAGTCCAGGGTCTGATTTTAACAGGGGTTGATTGAGCCATGCCGCATCAAAAGTAAGATAGTTAACAGCTTGCTCAAACTCCACGGGAGCTTGAAACAACTCACGATAAGAAGAAATATCGTCCGGTTGCTGGTGTTGAAAACCGACCTGAAACGGCACCAAATCCAAACCCGTCATTCTCCGAACGTTCACAATAATGTTTGCCACAACCCACTGGCATAGTACTCCGGGTAGGGGAAGATGAATTCCTGGAACTGAATGAGTGATGCGCGTGACATGGCCCTTAGTCTCCAACGTCCACTTAACCCCTTCGTGAATCAATCGACTGTAGCGTATAAACCGGGACAACGCCTCGCCTAAGTTAGAACTGCTGTAAGCTGCATAGCCCACCACGTCCAAGACTTCAGGCTCAACTAACTGGACTAAACGCAATCCAATCGCCTCATCACAAGAAAGTCGCCTGATTTCCCGCCAGAGGGCATAGGCTTGTTCATGCGGAATTCGCGCATCAGTAGCCTCAAGGATGGAGGAGTCGAGTCCAACCGCACTGAGCAAGGTTTTAGTATCTAAATTGGCCTTGGCGGCAGCATGTAGAACGACTTTGACGTACCTAAACCATACTGTATATGGCATTTGAGTTCTTTTCCACACCTAAGTAATGCCAGTTGTGAAATTGACACTTGGGGTCAATCTTTTGACGCCGTTGGTCACTGTGGAACGCTGCTCAATCGCCTTAAATTACAAGTAAGAGCTAAAAGCGCACAGGAGCGACAGGCTTTCTTACATCAAGTATCTACTAAAGGAAATTAACTTGGGTGGCGCTTGAAGAAGGCAAAAGGCAAAAGAAGGAAGGCAGAAGGGAATAATAGGAAGGGGATTCAAACCCCTCCCAATTGGGAGCCACCAAATATGAAAGATTTGTATATAGGCTTCAAACC of Microcoleus sp. AS-A8 contains these proteins:
- a CDS encoding AraC family transcriptional regulator — its product is MPYTVWFRYVKVVLHAAAKANLDTKTLLSAVGLDSSILEATDARIPHEQAYALWREIRRLSCDEAIGLRLVQLVEPEVLDVVGYAAYSSSNLGEALSRFIRYSRLIHEGVKWTLETKGHVTRITHSVPGIHLPLPGVLCQWVVANIIVNVRRMTGLDLVPFQVGFQHQQPDDISSYRELFQAPVEFEQAVNYLTFDAAWLNQPLLKSDPGLCALLDRYAEELLAKLPRTENIVDSVRQEISVGLRGGDPGLDAIAQKLRFAPRTLQRKLKEAGTSHQELLDEMRRELSIHYLQERHMAVCEVAFLLGFSETSAFHRAFKRWTGTTPGEFRRTLSESA